GGCTACTAAGATATGTAAAAGGCATATCAAATCTAGtgtaagaagagaaaaaaaaaaaaatccatagaCTACATGGATTCTACAAATAACCTTCCTAAAATATCTTTGGACcgataaaattataactaaaaaaaattaatctaataaAAACCTTCACAAAGAAAAAGACCACCAACATTTATTATTGTTGGCCGGTCTTCGAATATAAATAACTAAGAGCATGCAATCTAGATTTtttagaagagaaaaaaaaaacagttcaaAACCTACTATTTCCGACAAGAGCACCCGATGAGAGGGAAACAAATCAAGAAGGTCTCAATAATACCATCAATAGAAAAAAACAATACCGATGATCATTTTCAATTGCAACCGGCGGTAGAAGAGTCGAAAATCTACTCgtaaaagtaaaattaacaataaaacaTCAAGCATAACATATTTTAGCGATTAGAAATCGCTCTCATACAAATCAtgtagatttaaaaaataaaaaagaaaataaagacaaCAATTAAAGAAACGATATTTAGAGGATAGGATTTCCTTGTGTGTGTAAACTTGATCTTTTTAGggtccttcttctccttttatttttttttcttatatgcCATTGGTGCCTAACAGTTTTTCTGCTACAGTGACGTCTGTCTCTGTCAGGTACCGTCAGTCGTCATATCCATGTCAGgcggtcatttaattttttccgGTGTGCATGTGAATAGGGTTACGAAAGGACTGGACTTGCTTGTTTATCCTCATGTCCCCTTCTCGGGTCAGCCTCCTCCCCACTGGGCTTAAACTGGCCAACGATTCAGTCCATTATTCGTGTTAGAATTTGGGCCGAAGCCGCAGACAGAACAGTTTAGGAACGTTCCGAGTTCAAAATTTGATATATTTCTGTGGATCTGACTCAGTTCAAAAGAATGCGAGGCAGACGGTTATCACAATTCatatatgagaaaaaaaaataaaacttacctTTGAATAAGAATAGAAAATTTTGAGCAAAGGAAAGTTGCATTAATAGACAAGAGAAGATCTCgccttaaaaataaattaaatctctaatattttttaaccgttcaaaaaaaaaaaaaaaaaggtgagaTTTGTACAaggtataatttatattattgagGCTGGTTGTTTTGTATTGGTAGAATGGTATCAATCTTGATAATGGGCAATGTTCTCGCCTTTTTCCCGCATTCAATTTGCTCATCCGACTTTTAATTACTttctatataatttataatatatgaattaatattaaaattaaaattgaagtattaaaattaattgttttttaCTAAATGAacacaaaaatttatttaaatattattttaaaattattatatttaaaaataaaaatttaattgacaatatgtttttaaaattaagtaaacCTCCATTTAATAACAACATAGCAGattgttttatattaattttctttttatttacttttttaccTTTGACTCCATGAATTTTATAcaagaatttaattataatattttcatataaaattaattaaaattataattaaataataattagtttATTGTGaaatttttacatattttattcaataaaaaacttcaaatttgatttttttttttatattttcacatATAGTTACCgaacatttaaatctaattattttgatattattacttttagttttattttgtgttagcaatttttattttttttattttttattatcgatttgattaattttgatttaataattaattataaaattattaatagtatattatttatacatatttttttataaatttattgataatattttgttattattatattgtatatgttaattaataatatatattttaattttattattttattatatctcAATGATTAAGTTAAcatttttaaaatgtattaaaaaattcggttagtaaaattttttgatttaaTCTATTAACTATATACTTATCTTCTatcaaattaaatagtattaaatattttttttacttttatttatattaaatataataattatatttacaatttataaaatgtatcttattattttatttttcattttatataataattaagtaaaataaaaatattttagttaaattaaaaaattattattgcaatttaattaatttaattacttcTTAATTATCATAAGAACCTTTTGGAGAATGAGGCCAttgttatataaattttataataattaattattaaaaaaaattggtcAGAAATGAAATTTCCACCAGTTGGCAGGAAGTCATCCGGCTTATCTTTAAAGATGACACGTTTCCTAAATTCCATAGCTTCTTTGGAGCGAGAAATCAGTATCATCGATCACACAATTTCGCCCAGAAATACAAAAATATCTTATCGTCATATGAAAAGGAGGAAATCACCTGACCTGACCTATGAAACGACATCGTATCTTGTATTTATATCAGTCTATTCAAGTAGAAATAAATGTTATCTCATTAATGTACATACAATACGTTGCTTAATAGCTTAGCTTGCGGAGTTCGCAGTAGGAGTAAGAGGTTGAAGATAGAACGGGAATGGTGCAGTTAGGCGGGAAAATGGTGGGCCAGGTGGTGAAGTTTGGCGGGAATGGCTTCGGCCAGGTTCTGGCGGCCGCCGCTGTGGCTATCTTGGTCCGATTGTTTTCCGGTCCGGGCCCTGCTATGTCTCCGGATGATGATGAGAAGAACGACTTTGCCGGAGATGATGAAGTTGGCGAAGCTTCCTTCGACGGGAAAATTGTTCCGGTTGCTATCCGCTGGAACAATATCACCTGCTCTCTCTCTGATAAATCCTCTAAACAAGTATGTAgatacccccccccccccccccaacacCTTGTTGAgaattgtaatttttataatttttcttcaaGTTATGCTTGGCTGCCGAGAAAATGTAGAAAAAAGGGATTCATTTGATTGACTGTTCCCGAGCATTCAGTAGGTGATGTCAGGAGAACTAGAAAATTGATGATAGCTTAATCTGTAGGTGCGGTTTCTGCTGAAAAATGTGAGTGGAGAAGCAAAGCCGGGAAGATTGCTTGCGATAATGGGGCCATCAGGATCAGGAAAAACGACTTTGCTTAACGTTCTGGCAAGGCAGCTAATGGCATCACCTCGGCTGCATTTATCTGGTCTTTTGGAGGTCAATGGGATGCCTATTTCAAATAAAGCTTACAAGTATGATTTACTGGAAGTTGGAGACATGCTagttatttgatttgattttatgtttatgatctATTTGGTTGTGTTTTTAGTGATGGCTATGAGGTTTGTTTTTATTTGCAGGTTTGCTTATGTGAGACAGGAGGACCTTTTCTTCTCGCAGCTGACAGTGAGGGAGACACTGGCCCTTGCTGCAGAACTTCAACTTCCAGAGACATCTTCGGTGGAAGAAAGAGATGAGTATGTGAATAATTTGCTGTTCAAGCTAGGCCTGGTAAGTAGGACTTATGAAATTTGATGTGAATATTTGAAATGAATTGAAAACTCTTGACATGAAACTATCTCTTCTAAGTTTGAAGTCTTAAGTATTATCATTTGTAGCTAACCAATCTTAGTTATATGCTTGAAACGAATTTCAATTATGTGTATCTTGTTTTCTTCATCAATATCCCTCCCGAGTAAATTCATAGTAACCCATAGTGGTTTAATATGATTTGGTCATGCATTATGATTCCTCTTTCACTTATTTCATTCTAAACTGTAATGACTTCTGACTTGATTTCTTCTGGGATTTGCTTTTGTTCTTTATATTCAAAGGTCAGCTGTGCTGATTCCATTGTTGGTGATGCAAAAGTTCGTGGGATAAGTGGTGGTGAAAAGAAACGTTTATCACTAGCATGTGAACTTATTGCCAGCCCATCTGTCGTATTTGCTGATGAGCCCACAACAGGTATGCATGCTCTTTGTGATTTTGCTTACGCGGTAATCTTTAAAGAGCCTTCTTTCGCAAGTTACATTTGCATGCCAAATTTTTACCTATATCTCACTCAGTGATTTGCATTTTCTAGAGCAAGCAATAATTATCCAGgaaaaaatttcacaaaatcGATGTGGCGGAGAAATGATAAAATCATCATCACGTATTTGTAGTTCTCCAAATGATGCCCACCATTTATAAGTATAATGTATGGCATGAAAGTTTCATTTCATGAATTGCATGGCTCAAGCAGCAACCCTTACGAAGTCAGCATAAATGGTCGTTGTATTAATAATTGGACCTCTTTCTGTTGAATGATAAATGAAGGTTATTGCTTTCAATGAAAGAGCAGGTCCTTGATAAACTGATGATTTTATATCAGTATGATTCTTTTAAAGTGAATGATGAATGGGATGACTTAATAtgattctttatttctttttgagTGAATGATGAGTGTGATGAATTTAAAAGGCAATCACTTATCGTCATTGTCATCAATGTGAATTATTAACTGTCTTTTATTAACAAAGGTTTTAAAAGTGAATTCATATCCCCAAAACCAAATTCTTTGAAGGGTTTGGACCTTACGTGTCTGATTAGATCGCCTAGTTGAACTTAACAAAACTGGGGTAAACCCCTTTCAATTGGAAATGCACCTTAAAGGTTTTTGTAGGAGTAACATGAGTAAAGGTTGTGGTATGTCATGTGTTGACAGTGATATCAACTAGTTGGTTGTATTTTTCAACCAACATTTCTGTATGCAATTCTTATGTGACAAATTTACTCTTTGCTTCTTTATGGACTATTTGGTCAGGGACCTTAAGGATGGTGTTCTCAGTTAATATTCACTGTGGTGGAGAGTTGCTCCAGTAGATTCTAATATATTAACAATTATCTCTAAATGTGTTAAAATTTCCCATTTTCTTCATTGATAAAGTCTTCTCTtgttgaaaaagaaaaggaaaaagaatctTAATGTCTGTAATGAGTTTTTGTCGCATACTTTAAGCAAATCAACAATTGTAATGAGATTGGGTCCAATCAAATTTGAAAAGAGTGGCTGTTATTTCTGTTCTTAGTTGTGCAGTCTTAAGCTACCATTTTTTATTAGCTTTGTTCACAAGAGCTGGAAATTCAAAATActgtttttggtgatttatacTATTGACTGCTGAATTGATATTTTCCAGGGCTTGATGCTTTCCAGGCAGAGAGGGTGATGGAAACTCTCCGGCAACTTGCACAAGATGGACATACTGTAATTTGTTCTATTCACCAGCCCAGAAGTTCCGTGTACAGTAAATTTGATGACATTGTTTTGCTAACAGAAGGTGCACTTGTTTATGCTGGTCCTGCACATGATGAGCCTCTGGCATACTTCTCAAAATTTGGGTTAGCCTGacttttctttctcttattTATTATAGCTATGGTTCATAATATAGATACATTGTTTGTTATTCTCTGTTgggattttaattcaaaatttcaaatatttattttgacaTTCAGttattgttttttattattctagatTATAGGATTTGTTAGGATACTTTGTGATTTTTTTAAGGTTTGAATCTGGATTGTAGTCTATATAAAAACATctgaatttcatttttaataagaGAGTCCTTAATAGAGTTAAGTATTCAGTTCTCTActtgtcttcttctttttcttttctagtaTTATGACTCAAATTctcaacatggtatcagagctttaaTGATCTTATGGGGCctgtaaaaagaaaattcaagagAGCTTGTGAGGAATACATTTTCACAGGTCCTTTAAGGATGAACGAGATGAGAAGTGCATcgacaataaaatttatttggagAAAAGTGCTCCATGTGAAGTGTTGTGAAGTGCACTAAGAAATTTTGTTTTGGAGAGAAGTGCTCCAAtccaaaaaaaggaaaaaatcgtGTGGTGATTTGGAGAGAAGTGCTCCATGCGATGTTGGTGAGAAGTGTATCAACAGTTACTAAAAAAAGTGTATCATGCAATTGATAGTTGGAGAGATGTGCTCCatccataaaatttaaattttgagaaaattttgaattaagggAGAATGTTGGgattttaattcatatattgTTTGTGATTGTCCAGATCCTTACAGTTCATCTTATGGATATATTGTTTGTCATTCTCaaggttttttcaatttttgatatTTGTTCTAAATTAGTATTATGGGAGTTGAGAGAGATAAGAACCTCCAGGTCTCTTACTACAGGTATTGGTATTCTGGGTAGACTATCTGCAATTAAATACTTCCAGCTTTCATCATTCGTCTTTGGTTTAATGTTGTATTAGATTGACCACAGTGTTGTATAGAGCAGTTTGTGTTGAATGTTTTGCCTCCTCTTTCTATGGTATATAGCTTCATTTACTGTTATGTATAGGTGTGTGCaacattgaattttttttttttgttctttgggtttttttttaactttggaACATTTGATAGcattgttttaatgtgttttgatTTCCTATTTAGAAGCTTTTCCTCTGTGTTTTATACTAGTTTTGCTATTTTCTTGTAAAAAACTTGAGTTGTACACTGGAATTACTGTCTTCGCAGTCATAGTTTTTCACTCAGAAACATAAAGATGTTTGTTTGTGCATATAAGTAATGATTAATTACATAAATGAATATATAGCTGATGTTGctactattattttttaaaaatactgaTTAATAATTGATTCATTCAACAGGTATCATTGCCCAGATCATGTCAATCCTGCTGAATTTTTGgctgatctcatatctattgACTACAGTTCCGCCGAAAGTGTACACTCTTCTCAGAAAAGGATAGATGGCCTGGTTGAATCATTCTCAGAACAATTATCAACGGTGCTTTATGCAACTTCCCTTACCAGAAGGGAAAGCCCTAAGAATGGCAGTAAGTTAAGCAAGAGAATTGTTGTAAAAAGGAAAGGGACTTGGTGGAGGCAGTTCTGGTTGCTCCTTAAACGTGCATGGATGCAAGTCAGTTTCTCAACTGTCAAATAATCTTTATTTGTCCAAATGTTCTCAATTTATGACATAATGTGGTGCACCCAGTGTCTTATATCTCAGAAAAAGGAAGCCTTCTCAAATGGTTGTGCTGAAAGTAAACTACAGACTTGACATCTTTAACGATTGCTTCTCTATTTAGCTACCAGTCAGTGAAATGGCAATTTCCAAGAGCAAAACTCTTCTTTTACCCACTTTTAGAAGATCAATTCACACTTTTGGCCTAGAACGCAAACCACAGAAATACAGCATGGACAGAAATTTGTTGTGCaaattcattaaatatattagattcCCAGTGAAACTGAATGGGACTCTAGGCTTGTAGTTAGTTCATAAATTTCAGTTCTCAATTAACTATAACCTGATTGGCTCTTTTTATTGAGTTGCTAGGCTTCTCGTGATGGACCAACAAACAAAGTTCGGGCAAGAATGTCAATAGCATCAGCTATAATATTTGGATCAGTTTTCTGGAGAATGGGAAGATCTCAGACGTCAGTACAAGATAGAATGGGATTGCTCCAGGTATATGATGTCATTGATAATCTTTTGACTGGTTTTAATATATTCCTGAGTGGCAGCCACTTGTATGAAGTTTAACAAAAATGCCTTAAGTTGCAGTTTCCTTGATTCTTTATGTGGACATTTGATCTTTCTCAGGTTGCGGCAATAAATACAGCAATGGCTGCTCTCACAAAAACTGTGGGTGTGTTTCCCAAGGAACGTGCAATTGTAGATAGAGAGCGTGCAAAGGGATCGTATAAATTAGGACCATATCTGCTTTCCAAATTGATAGCTGAGATTCCTGTTGGAGCTGCATTTCCACTAATGTTTGGTGCTGTATTGTATCCCATGGCACGTCTCCATCCCACTTTGTCCAGGTTTGTTCATGTTCCATTTTGATTCTTTGACAAAAATGTTGATATACAGCAGAAAATCAAGGGAGCTACATGATTCTAACCTAAAAGATAGACACAAGTAACAGAATTTGACCAGGCAATGACTCTAAGCGTAAAGAAAATTTCTGCAGATTCTAAGCTTTACTGCAGAAAATTTCTTTATGTTAGAGTCATTGCTACTGCAGAAATTTTCTTTATGTTAATCATTGCCTGGTCAAATCCTGTTACTTAATGTCCTATCTTTTAGCTTAGGAAATGTATGTGCCTTGATCTTCTGGTGTATATCATCATCTTTgtcaaaaaatcaaaataatgacTCAAATTTCTCTTCACAAAATATGTTGTATTATGACTAGGGTAAGTAGTAAATGTTAATCATTGCCTGGTCAAATCCTATTACTTAATGTCCTATCTTTTAGCTTAGAAAATGTATGTGCCTTGATCTTCTGGTGTATATCATCATCTTTgtcaaaaaatcaaaataatgacTCAAATTTCTGTTCACAAAATATGTTGTATTATGACTAGGGTAAGTAGTAAATTCAAAATTGTTTTAAACTTACTATTAAAGTTTTAAACTTGTTATCAAGTTTACTTTTCCCAAGTATACAATTATACTTAGATTCGCAAATATTAATGAAgtttaaaagtttatttaatgttattttatacTTAATAATGTATTTTAATAAAGCAGCAAATAATGAAAAGAAATAGCAAAACACAGAAAAAAATGACTCCCCTTTTACAAGAATCAGCTATGAAATAGAGATATTAATTATGGTTCTTAGCTTAAAAGGAGAGATATGTAAAATTAGGAGAAATTTGAGTAATATTGTGAGAGAATATGATAGAAACCACTGCTTTGAATGGCTGAAATgctaaaaatgaaaagaaaggaagaaaacagTGTGTGCATATAACCTGTAGCAAATGCATTATTGAGGTAACGGCCGGTACCCATACAACTCCTAAAATGCCTTTAAATAACGGGGTAATAGGTAATAGATTCCTCAAAGACCTATAGATAAAGAGCCGTTATATTATCTGAACCATGGTTGTACTGCACTGAAATTTGCTTCTTTTTACTACTGGTTGTACCCGCCGGTGCATtcttttatatgtatatataaatatatatatattttcgcTAAAACTGCTTAAGAGAATATGACTTGAATCACAACGAGGATTAAGAACTCTAGTCAGTTGATTATGCTATTTCCATTTCCTCCTTGTAGAATTTTCTTGTTGATTAGACTATGATGTTGCTTAGACTATGATGTTGCTTATTTCCTTCACAACTACAAGAGTTTTCAACCCATTGATGGTTACTGATTTTCCTGTCTTAAGAATTTCCTGGTTGGTATAGAGATTTGGTTCTCATATTAGTATGTCTTGTGATAACATTTATGGGACATGATAACATTAATCATTCGTTAACAATGTGATAGGAAAGATTTTTATCTAGCACCTGGTGCACATGAGAATAGTGCACTTTCATCTCACAAATGACATATGGGGTCCATATATGAATTTAGCTTGTAAATTGCACAAGAATATGAGATGAAAGTGCCAATTTTCATGTTCACCATTGGTTCTGAATAATTCCTGTTAGATTGGATAGTTTGCCAATATCTGTTATGAATGTAAGGCAATTTGTTGAGGAAACTTTTGTTTATTCCATTCATAATGCATGAAGTTACTGAATTATTGTTCTAGGTTTGCAAAGTTCTGTGGAATTGTGACAGCAGAATCCTTTGCTGCATCTGCAATGGGTCTTACTGTGGGAGCTATTGCTCCAACTACCGAAGCAGCAATGGCACTAGGACCATCTCTTATGACAGTTTTTATTGTATTTGGGGGGTATTATGTCAATGCAGATAACACACCAATCATTTTCCGATGGATACCTGATGTTTCTCTGATAAGATGGTAAACTGCTTATTTTCCTCCATTTTTTACATGATAAAGTTCAGTATTGTTTCCTTTCCACCCCTTGCTTACTGTATCACTAAATTATTCTTCTGGTGTTTTTAGGGCCTTTCAAGGGCTTTGTATCAATGAATTTACTGGACTTAAGTTTGATCACCAAGATTCATTTGATGTTGAAACTGGTGAACAGGTAATTGGACTTCATGGGTTCCAATATTTTATGTTGCAGCTAAATAGAGTTTCCTATTCTGGTGAAGAaaaatagagatttttttttttatatatataaatagaaagaaaaagataaagacTTATTTTAATTAGAACCTCGGCACATTGAAGATTAACCAAAAATTTGACTTTACCAGGGAAATTTGTCATATATTGCTATAATGATTCTGTGATCTGGTttgtcttttaattttttatatttattataagctAGTCATATGCCTGCAGATTTTGCTCAgaatattaaaagtaaaattatataataatctaGTGACTAATAGTGTTATCTTCTATTCCGAGTTCTTATTTTCATGCAATTGCTTGTTTAAATATGACGAGATGCTTCTTCTAACATTTTCTATGCTCAACTTCATTTCCATGCATGCATGCGTGCACAGAGACCCATGTACACACACATGCACACACTCCCAAGTATTAAGAATATTTGGCTGGCAATATATTGAGTATGCATAATTCTTCTCCTGGCAAATTGATACCAACACTTGGGATTCCAAGATAACTCATATGTAAAcctaaaattttttgaattaatatcTATAGGGCCTGGTATATCTGCATTGACTTTTTTCCGCTAtcctatttatattaattttgggGTATTTCATATCATTTTAGGTTTCGTGATTTCAGCCTATAATTTCATGCAACATCAGCTGTAAAATTTCAGGGATATGGAATCAGAGTATTCCTGCCAAGTACCAACATTTAATTAAAACTTGTAAACTGATATCTTGAACCACCAATGACCAAACTCATGCATGCTTTTCTCAGATGAACTGGGTCGTACAATCAAGTTCTAGGAACCTTTGCTAGTGACCAGAAATTCTATAGATGTGAAATTGTCAAAGTGGCTAATTTACTTTAACAATTTTAGCTGTTTCTTCTctgaaattgatttatttatatattttaaaatttcttctTTTGCAGGCGCTCAAGCGGCTCTCCTTTGGAGAAAGCCACATCAGTGATACCGTGATAGCTCAAAGtagaattttgttattttggtattGCACTACTTATTTCATCCTAAAGAAAAACAAGCCCAAATACCAACAGCTTGAGTCACCACCTGTTGAACAAATCCGGCCACAGCTTGAGCTGGAGCCGTTGGAAAATGACAATATCAAACAACTAAGTCCACTGAAACAAGATGAATTGAACCAGCAGCTTGATTCACCAGCTCTTGATCAAATTCGACCATTTATCTTAGAAGGTTTGTAATTATTTGGGCATTAATGATAATTGATATAAACTGTGCCTCTATTTATTGATTCATCTGATACAGGTGCTAAGTAAAGATGTCTTTTGCAATAAAGGGGGTCTCTTGCCTTTTCTGAGCTACTTTTGTAGAACTTGACACCAATAAGTTGATTTACGTATATCTGAAACTGAAGCAGCTTAGAAATCTTTCATGTAGAATATCAAAATGTCATCTTCCAGTATGATTGATTGCTGGCAATCTGCTATTCTCCTCTATTGCTCCGAATCGTATTCAAGCATATTCGTTCTTAGCACGTATAGAAGagcatgatcaaacattttctttGATATCGACGTCTTTTTTATGTCATTCTAGATTTTAATTCATTGATGGAACACCgactctttatttttatcttttatgaaAAGGCATCAATGGTCGCCATTGTAAAGTTCTCTCTCAAACTAGATTTGATAATCATTTGTAGTTTTGTATCAGTGAAGAAGGTGACAATAAAAGCTTTCAAAACATGCTTGATTTCCTTATGCCGCTTTCAACAGAATGTTTTTCATGTATATACAGAAGCCATAGAGATTCTTAAGCAAACCATTTAGGAActcattttaaaagtaattattcTTGCTAACAAAGGCAATATCAGCAATGTAGCCAACCATTCTACGCTCGTTATCTCCCCCAATCCCAGTCAGCTTCAAAAAGAGCAGGATATGGCTGAAATTACCAGGGCGATATCGGCGGACAAAATAACATGATCGTCCTTGTAAAAGCGTAATACAGGTGACGAAGAAGACTGATTGGAGTACCCCAGGATTAGGTGTTATGTTACTGTTGTGTTATGTTCTGTTCTTGTTAAGAatgaaatcaaaattaattttattttttttaatctagaaTTAGGGATTGGAGGAGTAAAATCTAAGATTTCAGATGTACTTATCGTTAAATTATCACTGAATTTgtcttattttttcttattttcagttattaaatttaaaattaaatttcagtatagatttaattcgattttattGTAACTTTTTGTTTGAAATGACGGTTTTATTGTAACTTTatctttagttttaatttaaattttgattattgtacttgtatttattttaaaatggtaAAACGTtaacaaaacaataataaaaaaacaatacTAACATTTCAACAATAACAATATTAATATcaaaaaacatattatatataattttcaataaaatattatattattttatatataattattaattatataatttatatatatatatacttttatcgaaaaattaaaaagtatatatataattaatctttaaaaatatattatataactaatatatgatttattcatataattaaaactatatGAAATAACTATATATTTGTACATTCTTTCATATTTTGTTACTATAAATTCTATGGGGAGattatatataatctatttaaataaataaactataattaacttaaattagttaaagtaaatgattaaaaatctttaataaccaactataatatatcaaattttataatattttaataaccttttaataattaatagagcgagttcatatttaaaatattttaacttataaaaatgaACAGATAATGTTTacctaattaatattttataaaattaaaattaaaattatttaaatagagatatgtaatttcattaaaaaaatataatctttACCTTTTATTAAGACATTCggttattgaaaaaacataatttaattattttcagaataatatatttttttatagattatttaaaaatattatttatatttattgcatataaatatataaatctgtATTAAAATTACAtactatataaaaatataaatatataaatctatattaaaattacgtactatataaaatacattattgaaattatataatagaaTATGATAATGCATAAAAAATAGAGTCTGTTAAGATCATG
This Manihot esculenta cultivar AM560-2 chromosome 6, M.esculenta_v8, whole genome shotgun sequence DNA region includes the following protein-coding sequences:
- the LOC110617473 gene encoding ABC transporter G family member 7 isoform X1, whose product is MVQLGGKMVGQVVKFGGNGFGQVLAAAAVAILVRLFSGPGPAMSPDDDEKNDFAGDDEVGEASFDGKIVPVAIRWNNITCSLSDKSSKQVRFLLKNVSGEAKPGRLLAIMGPSGSGKTTLLNVLARQLMASPRLHLSGLLEVNGMPISNKAYKFAYVRQEDLFFSQLTVRETLALAAELQLPETSSVEERDEYVNNLLFKLGLVSCADSIVGDAKVRGISGGEKKRLSLACELIASPSVVFADEPTTGLDAFQAERVMETLRQLAQDGHTVICSIHQPRSSVYSKFDDIVLLTEGALVYAGPAHDEPLAYFSKFGYHCPDHVNPAEFLADLISIDYSSAESVHSSQKRIDGLVESFSEQLSTVLYATSLTRRESPKNGSKLSKRIVVKRKGTWWRQFWLLLKRAWMQASRDGPTNKVRARMSIASAIIFGSVFWRMGRSQTSVQDRMGLLQVAAINTAMAALTKTVGVFPKERAIVDRERAKGSYKLGPYLLSKLIAEIPVGAAFPLMFGAVLYPMARLHPTLSRFAKFCGIVTAESFAASAMGLTVGAIAPTTEAAMALGPSLMTVFIVFGGYYVNADNTPIIFRWIPDVSLIRWAFQGLCINEFTGLKFDHQDSFDVETGEQALKRLSFGESHISDTVIAQSRILLFWYCTTYFILKKNKPKYQQLESPPVEQIRPQLELEPLENDNIKQLSPLKQDELNQQLDSPALDQIRPFILEGNISNVANHSTLVISPNPSQLQKEQDMAEITRAISADKIT
- the LOC110617473 gene encoding ABC transporter G family member 7 isoform X2, translated to MVQLGGKMVGQVVKFGGNGFGQVLAAAAVAILVRLFSGPGPAMSPDDDEKNDFAGDDEVGEASFDGKIVPVAIRWNNITCSLSDKSSKQVRFLLKNVSGEAKPGRLLAIMGPSGSGKTTLLNVLARQLMASPRLHLSGLLEVNGMPISNKAYKFAYVRQEDLFFSQLTVRETLALAAELQLPETSSVEERDEYVNNLLFKLGLVSCADSIVGDAKVRGISGGEKKRLSLACELIASPSVVFADEPTTGLDAFQAERVMETLRQLAQDGHTVICSIHQPRSSVYSKFDDIVLLTEGALVYAGPAHDEPLAYFSKFGYHCPDHVNPAEFLADLISIDYSSAESVHSSQKRIDGLVESFSEQLSTVLYATSLTRRESPKNGSKLSKRIVVKRKGTWWRQFWLLLKRAWMQASRDGPTNKVRARMSIASAIIFGSVFWRMGRSQTSVQDRMGLLQVAAINTAMAALTKTVGVFPKERAIVDRERAKGSYKLGPYLLSKLIAEIPVGAAFPLMFGAVLYPMARLHPTLSRFAKFCGIVTAESFAASAMGLTVGAIAPTTEAAMALGPSLMTVFIVFGGYYVNADNTPIIFRWIPDVSLIRWAFQGLCINEFTGLKFDHQDSFDVETGEQALKRLSFGESHISDTVIAQSRILLFWYCTTYFILKKNKPKYQQLESPPVEQIRPQLELEPLENDNIKQLSPLKQDELNQQLDSPALDQIRPFILEGAK